The following are encoded in a window of Acidicapsa ligni genomic DNA:
- the galU gene encoding UTP--glucose-1-phosphate uridylyltransferase GalU, producing the protein MSKRVRTAVFPAGGLGTRFLPATKVIPKEMLALVDKPIIQYGVEEAIASGIEHIIFITGRGKGAMEDHFDISYELDATLERKGKKELLEISRKISSLARISYVRQKEPLGLGHAVLCAKELVGDEPFAVILPDDVIDATVPCIKQMIDVYEERQGSVLATMTIEGPGISAYGVLAGSQDSSNNRIYNCTGMVEKPKFEEAPSKQAIIGRYVLTPKVFELLEKTGFGAGGELQLTDGILGLLSHEKVYGYTFEGKRFDAGDKFGMLQATVEFALNRADLGPKFREYLKTLSL; encoded by the coding sequence ATGAGCAAACGAGTTCGTACCGCTGTCTTCCCCGCAGGCGGCCTGGGCACACGCTTTCTGCCAGCCACCAAAGTAATTCCAAAAGAGATGCTGGCGCTGGTCGATAAACCCATCATCCAGTACGGTGTGGAAGAGGCCATCGCTTCCGGTATCGAGCACATCATTTTCATAACTGGGCGCGGCAAAGGCGCCATGGAAGATCACTTCGACATCAGTTATGAACTGGATGCGACGTTAGAGCGAAAAGGTAAAAAAGAGTTACTGGAGATATCGCGCAAGATATCTTCACTTGCACGCATATCGTATGTTCGCCAGAAGGAACCTCTCGGGCTCGGCCATGCTGTGCTATGTGCCAAGGAACTTGTCGGCGATGAGCCATTCGCGGTTATTCTGCCAGACGATGTAATCGACGCCACTGTGCCATGCATCAAGCAGATGATTGATGTGTATGAGGAGCGGCAGGGATCAGTGCTCGCGACCATGACCATTGAAGGGCCAGGGATCAGCGCATACGGAGTGTTGGCCGGTTCGCAGGACTCGTCCAATAACCGTATTTATAACTGCACTGGCATGGTTGAAAAGCCGAAGTTCGAAGAAGCCCCGTCCAAACAGGCAATCATCGGCCGTTATGTGCTGACACCGAAAGTCTTTGAATTGCTTGAAAAGACAGGCTTCGGCGCAGGAGGCGAACTGCAACTTACCGATGGGATTCTAGGCTTGCTTAGTCACGAAAAAGTGTATGGCTACACTTTTGAGGGCAAGCGGTTCGATGCCGGAGATAAGTTCGGAATGTTACAGGCGACCGTTGAGTTTGCATTGAATCGCGCTGATCTTGGTCCCAAATTCCGCGAGTATCTCAAGACTCTATCTCTCTAA
- a CDS encoding glycerophosphodiester phosphodiesterase, with the protein MKIVMGWFVAAGLGIGFGLINTATSFAQDPSTRTPQKQPTEILVHGHRGARSWRPENTIPAFKFAIENGVDVLELDLAVTKDNQLVVSHNPTLAPNSYPGERICSGPKLAPKTPIRTMTLAEVREYDCGSVALPGFPTQVPVPGTKVATFDEVLDLAQGTTVQFNVETKSFPNHPELTPSPAEFVALIVAAIKKHNVDPSRIILQSFDWRTLAEMRKQWPAIRLSALVGRPQYDALMGHTDPTKDLVAIAKETGAEIISPEWMLATPEQVAAAHQYGAQVAPWTADTAEEWQKLADAHVDAIITDDPVGLLAWLRAQKPSLHP; encoded by the coding sequence GTGAAAATAGTTATGGGATGGTTCGTGGCCGCTGGGCTGGGCATTGGATTCGGTTTGATAAACACTGCAACATCGTTTGCCCAGGATCCTTCAACACGGACGCCGCAAAAACAGCCGACCGAGATTCTGGTTCATGGACATCGGGGTGCGCGTTCATGGCGGCCGGAGAACACGATTCCTGCCTTCAAATTTGCTATTGAAAACGGCGTGGATGTTTTGGAATTGGATCTTGCTGTCACCAAGGATAATCAGCTTGTCGTATCGCACAATCCGACCCTCGCGCCGAACTCCTACCCCGGCGAAAGGATTTGCTCAGGCCCCAAGCTGGCTCCCAAGACCCCGATTCGCACTATGACTCTGGCCGAGGTTCGCGAGTATGACTGCGGCTCGGTGGCGCTCCCCGGATTTCCAACGCAGGTGCCGGTGCCGGGAACCAAGGTCGCGACTTTTGACGAAGTACTCGATCTTGCACAGGGAACAACGGTGCAGTTCAATGTGGAGACGAAGAGCTTTCCCAATCACCCTGAGTTGACGCCTTCTCCTGCGGAGTTTGTGGCATTGATTGTCGCGGCCATCAAGAAGCACAATGTCGATCCGTCGCGGATTATTCTGCAGAGCTTTGACTGGCGCACTCTTGCTGAAATGCGCAAGCAGTGGCCTGCGATCCGGCTATCTGCGCTGGTGGGCCGTCCGCAATACGACGCGCTGATGGGGCATACCGATCCGACCAAGGATCTGGTTGCGATTGCGAAAGAAACGGGCGCAGAAATCATCAGCCCTGAATGGATGCTGGCCACGCCGGAGCAGGTGGCTGCCGCGCATCAATATGGTGCGCAGGTCGCTCCCTGGACGGCGGATACAGCAGAAGAGTGGCAGAAACTGGCCGACGCTCATGTGGACGCGATCATCACGGATGATCCGGTCGGGTTACTGGCCTGGCTGCGTGCGCAGAAACCGTCGCTGCATCCGTAA
- a CDS encoding DUF885 domain-containing protein, which translates to MKTAIALCILGASTLQPISSLAATHDWKQTFVKTSDAYFDELYFPYQPTFGTLSGYHQYDTKLEDYSRKSIDAEIAALHGFEQRVAAIPSDTLDQTTRADRELVLSSIHSELLMLEVVRPWEKNPDNYSSSISNAAFSLMERKFASPEDRLRSLIAREKQMPRTLADARVNLKNPPRIYTEIAVEQLPGIVSFFQHDVPTAFTDVKDAALNAEFATTNAAVISALNEYLGWLKTDLLPRSNGDFRIGAETFQKKLAYDEMVDTPLDKLLAIGNADLHKNKAEFNRIAKELEPDKDPRAVLEELGQNHPAPDKLLQSFRDTFGELIHFIKQNNIVTIPSDVRPILEETPPFMRATTFASMDTPGPFEQHATEAYFNVTLPDPSMTPAEVEGYMHAFNVGTVISTAVHEAYPGHYVQFLWVPTAPSRVRKLLGANSNAEGWAHYCEQMMLDEGYGQPGAGAKTEREAKFLRLGQLQDALLRDSRFVVGIQMHTGSMSFDQAVDFFVNEGYQSHETGVVETKRGTSDPTYLYYTLGKLEILKLREDMRKKQGTSFSLQKFHDAFLGQGFPPIKIVRQAMLGDDSPTL; encoded by the coding sequence ATGAAGACAGCCATCGCACTCTGCATTCTCGGAGCATCGACCTTGCAACCTATCTCAAGCCTCGCCGCGACGCATGACTGGAAGCAGACGTTTGTGAAGACTTCCGATGCCTACTTCGATGAACTCTACTTTCCCTACCAGCCAACGTTCGGCACGCTCAGCGGTTATCACCAATACGATACAAAGCTCGAAGACTATTCTCGCAAAAGTATCGATGCGGAGATTGCGGCCCTGCACGGTTTCGAGCAGCGTGTAGCGGCTATTCCCTCAGACACCTTAGATCAGACCACGCGCGCAGATCGCGAACTGGTGCTCTCCTCCATCCATTCCGAATTGCTGATGCTTGAGGTTGTTCGCCCATGGGAGAAAAATCCCGACAACTATTCCAGCTCTATCTCCAACGCAGCTTTTTCGCTGATGGAACGCAAATTCGCTTCACCAGAAGACAGGCTTCGTTCACTCATAGCGCGTGAAAAGCAAATGCCCAGAACCTTGGCCGATGCCCGCGTAAACCTGAAGAATCCGCCACGCATCTATACCGAGATCGCGGTTGAACAACTCCCGGGGATCGTTAGCTTCTTCCAGCATGACGTGCCTACTGCGTTTACGGATGTGAAGGATGCGGCACTCAATGCCGAGTTCGCCACAACCAACGCCGCTGTTATCTCCGCGCTCAACGAGTATCTCGGCTGGTTGAAGACCGATCTGCTTCCCCGCTCCAATGGCGACTTTCGTATCGGTGCGGAGACCTTCCAGAAAAAACTCGCGTACGACGAAATGGTCGATACACCGCTCGATAAACTGCTTGCGATTGGGAATGCGGACCTGCACAAAAACAAGGCAGAATTCAATCGCATCGCCAAAGAGCTGGAGCCCGACAAGGATCCACGCGCAGTGCTTGAAGAGTTAGGGCAAAATCATCCCGCTCCGGATAAATTGCTGCAGAGTTTCCGTGACACATTTGGCGAGCTGATTCACTTCATCAAGCAAAACAACATCGTTACGATCCCATCCGATGTACGCCCGATTCTCGAAGAAACGCCGCCATTTATGCGGGCGACAACGTTTGCCTCGATGGATACGCCGGGCCCATTTGAGCAACACGCAACGGAAGCTTATTTCAACGTAACGTTGCCCGACCCTTCCATGACCCCGGCGGAGGTCGAGGGTTATATGCATGCGTTCAACGTTGGAACCGTCATCAGCACGGCAGTGCATGAGGCATACCCTGGCCACTATGTGCAGTTCCTCTGGGTACCCACTGCGCCGAGTCGCGTACGCAAGTTACTGGGCGCAAATTCCAATGCAGAGGGATGGGCTCATTACTGCGAACAAATGATGCTCGATGAAGGTTACGGTCAGCCCGGTGCCGGTGCGAAGACGGAGCGTGAAGCAAAGTTCCTGCGGCTGGGACAATTGCAGGATGCACTGCTGCGCGATTCGCGTTTTGTTGTAGGGATCCAGATGCACACCGGCTCAATGAGCTTCGATCAGGCAGTCGACTTCTTTGTCAACGAAGGCTATCAATCGCACGAAACAGGCGTTGTGGAGACCAAGCGCGGAACCTCCGATCCGACTTATCTTTACTACACCCTGGGCAAGCTGGAAATACTCAAGCTGAGGGAGGATATGCGCAAGAAGCAAGGCACTTCCTTTTCTCTGCAAAAGTTCCACGACGCATTTCTCGGCCAGGGATTTCCACCGATCAAGATCGTTCGTCAAGCCATGCTCGGAGACGATTCTCCTACGCTTTAA
- the ruvB gene encoding Holliday junction branch migration DNA helicase RuvB — translation MAKDRQDDPERLVSAARAGEEESFELKLRPRWLGEFIGQAKAKEQLAIALQAAKSRGEALDHVLLFGPPGLGKTTLATIIANEMDVGFQQTSGPTLQIQGDLTAILTNLRERQVLFLDEIHRLQSVLEEKLYTALEDYKLDIIIGQGPAARTHVMEIRPFTFVAATTRPGMLSSPLRSRFGILLRLEFYTEEELRIIVERSAEVMQVPIDADGAAEIALRSRGTPRIANRLLRRVRDYAQVRGNGEIDRKTAHAALKMLEVDAHGFDEIDRKLLMTIIQKYDGGPVGLGTLAAILAEDEDALEEVYEPFLIQIGFLDRTPRGRIATRLAYQHFGIDMPNKQSPLLF, via the coding sequence ATGGCGAAAGACAGGCAGGACGATCCGGAACGGCTGGTAAGCGCCGCGCGCGCTGGCGAAGAGGAAAGCTTTGAACTCAAGCTGCGTCCGCGCTGGCTGGGCGAGTTCATCGGGCAGGCTAAGGCCAAGGAGCAATTGGCGATCGCGCTACAAGCTGCCAAGTCGCGTGGCGAGGCGCTGGATCATGTGTTGCTCTTTGGGCCGCCGGGACTAGGTAAAACAACGCTGGCAACGATTATCGCCAACGAGATGGATGTGGGATTTCAGCAGACATCAGGACCGACGCTGCAGATTCAGGGCGATCTGACCGCCATTTTGACCAATCTACGCGAGCGGCAAGTGCTCTTTCTGGATGAAATTCATCGTCTGCAGTCAGTGCTTGAAGAAAAGCTGTACACCGCGCTCGAAGATTACAAGCTGGACATCATCATCGGCCAGGGCCCGGCGGCGCGTACGCATGTAATGGAGATCCGCCCGTTTACTTTTGTCGCAGCGACGACGCGACCAGGAATGCTTTCGTCGCCGCTGCGCTCGCGATTTGGGATTTTACTGCGGCTTGAGTTTTATACGGAAGAAGAGCTTCGCATCATTGTCGAACGCTCTGCCGAGGTGATGCAGGTCCCTATCGATGCCGATGGCGCCGCGGAGATTGCGCTGCGCTCACGCGGCACTCCACGCATCGCGAACCGCTTGCTGCGCCGTGTGCGCGATTATGCGCAGGTACGCGGTAATGGCGAGATCGATCGCAAGACGGCTCACGCTGCGTTAAAGATGTTGGAAGTAGACGCGCATGGATTTGATGAAATCGATCGTAAGCTGCTGATGACCATCATTCAGAAGTACGATGGAGGCCCGGTTGGACTGGGTACACTGGCGGCAATTCTAGCTGAGGATGAGGATGCGCTTGAAGAAGTGTATGAGCCATTCCTGATCCAGATTGGCTTTCTCGATCGCACCCCGCGCGGGCGTATCGCGACCAGGCTGGCTTATCAACACTTTGGGATAGATATGCCCAACAAACAATCTCCACTCTTATTTTAA
- a CDS encoding glycosyltransferase family protein, translated as MAFRFATLRRFRFNLPQRIAAGLLLLLLVQGFWLTSRQTLSERDYQYARCGREMWEHPSPLAGYFTSCGNIHDGILAYRLAGLPLTLNLEYERFTDNFRKPEDKVVHTLDVPASTWELRHQMTHILLLLRLPFLFVSVILGGALWWVTRRLFGNLGGYTALTLYCFSPAILRASIAPNPEILTALGFFGGIYTCIGMAHAMQGPRRKWRPRMVLLTLCFGIVAASHIAALPLLAGLGFVLMLWIAEGRRSQLLPVLLVASIGSVLLLFACYGFSPDAFSYIFRSDAGQLGFALEPAHRFFWTLSNAGITIASVSALLLYLGLRKTLYFGNTAPLLTAILLFVLMTSGVPGAPWLWAQPFLLTFIGGVFADAYESPRGRLAIAAAGAVVLLQAIFCVLSLPGLL; from the coding sequence ATGGCTTTTCGTTTCGCGACTCTCCGCCGCTTTCGTTTCAATCTGCCTCAGCGCATCGCTGCCGGGCTTCTCCTGCTGCTGCTCGTGCAGGGCTTCTGGCTCACGTCCCGTCAAACCCTCTCCGAGCGCGACTACCAGTATGCGCGCTGCGGTCGCGAAATGTGGGAACATCCATCGCCACTGGCAGGCTACTTCACAAGCTGCGGAAATATCCACGATGGCATTCTTGCGTACCGGCTCGCTGGCCTGCCCCTCACGCTCAATCTGGAATACGAGCGCTTCACCGACAACTTCCGCAAGCCAGAGGACAAGGTAGTTCATACGCTGGACGTTCCCGCTTCCACATGGGAACTGCGTCACCAGATGACCCACATCCTGCTGCTGCTGCGTCTGCCCTTTCTTTTCGTGTCGGTGATTCTTGGCGGAGCGCTATGGTGGGTTACGCGGCGGCTCTTTGGCAATCTCGGCGGATACACAGCGCTGACACTCTACTGCTTTTCCCCGGCAATCCTGCGCGCTTCGATTGCGCCGAATCCTGAAATTCTGACCGCGCTCGGATTTTTCGGCGGCATCTATACCTGCATCGGTATGGCACATGCCATGCAAGGCCCACGTCGCAAATGGCGCCCGCGCATGGTGTTGCTGACGCTCTGTTTCGGAATTGTCGCAGCCTCCCATATCGCCGCGCTGCCTCTGCTCGCCGGTCTGGGCTTTGTGCTCATGCTGTGGATTGCAGAAGGCCGCCGCAGCCAGCTGCTTCCTGTTCTCCTGGTCGCTTCCATCGGGTCTGTCCTGCTGCTCTTCGCATGTTACGGATTCTCACCCGACGCCTTCAGTTACATCTTCCGGTCCGATGCAGGCCAGCTAGGTTTCGCGCTTGAGCCTGCCCACCGCTTCTTCTGGACGCTGAGCAACGCAGGCATCACCATCGCCTCCGTCTCAGCTCTGCTGCTCTACCTGGGACTGCGCAAGACTCTCTACTTCGGCAATACAGCGCCGCTGCTGACAGCCATCCTGCTCTTCGTCCTGATGACTTCCGGCGTACCGGGCGCTCCGTGGCTCTGGGCGCAACCATTCCTGCTCACATTCATCGGTGGAGTCTTTGCCGACGCTTACGAAAGCCCGCGCGGCAGGCTGGCCATCGCGGCCGCTGGTGCCGTCGTGCTTCTGCAAGCCATCTTCTGCGTGCTCAGCCTGCCCGGACTGCTCTGA
- a CDS encoding dienelactone hydrolase family protein codes for MIVVEEQVELVTPWGPMRTHIVKPAAAGKYPGVVFYSEIFQVTGPILRTAKAIAGHGYIVAIPEIYHEFEKPGEVFPYNQEGTDRGNVLKTTKELASYDADARAVLDHLAARPDCTGQLGAMGICIGGHLAYRAALNPDVRATVCFYATDIHKHSLAKGMNDDSLQRASDIRGELLMIWGRQDPHIPLEGRMAVLNRLNEVNAQFTWHEVNGAHAFLRDEGARYDPELARQCMTLALDLFHRKLGQGDLNAAATSTNTRN; via the coding sequence ATGATCGTAGTCGAAGAACAGGTGGAATTAGTCACTCCCTGGGGGCCTATGCGCACCCATATCGTGAAGCCGGCAGCAGCAGGGAAGTACCCTGGCGTCGTCTTCTACTCTGAGATATTTCAAGTCACCGGCCCGATCTTGCGTACAGCCAAGGCCATTGCCGGTCACGGATATATCGTCGCCATCCCCGAGATTTATCACGAGTTCGAAAAGCCCGGTGAAGTCTTCCCCTACAACCAGGAGGGAACCGATCGCGGCAATGTGCTCAAGACGACCAAGGAACTCGCCAGCTATGACGCCGACGCTCGCGCTGTGCTCGATCATCTCGCCGCGCGTCCGGATTGCACCGGCCAGCTTGGTGCAATGGGCATCTGTATCGGCGGTCATCTCGCATACCGCGCCGCGCTCAACCCGGACGTGCGGGCAACCGTCTGCTTCTACGCGACGGACATCCACAAGCACAGCCTTGCCAAGGGCATGAATGACGATTCGCTCCAGCGTGCAAGCGATATTCGCGGCGAACTGCTGATGATCTGGGGTCGCCAGGACCCGCACATTCCGCTCGAAGGCCGCATGGCAGTCCTCAATCGGCTCAACGAGGTAAACGCGCAGTTCACCTGGCACGAGGTCAACGGCGCCCACGCGTTTCTACGGGACGAAGGCGCGCGTTATGATCCCGAACTGGCTCGCCAATGCATGACACTGGCGCTCGATCTCTTCCACCGCAAGCTGGGCCAGGGCGACCTGAATGCCGCCGCCACCAGCACCAACACTCGCAACTAA
- a CDS encoding DUF6496 domain-containing protein has product MPTKAAKKTSARKYSPGASKDVEVEMKAMKEGTLKSGRSGKKVTDKKQAIAIGLSKARKEGKKVPALKS; this is encoded by the coding sequence ATGCCAACGAAAGCAGCCAAGAAGACATCCGCTCGTAAGTATTCGCCGGGCGCTTCAAAGGATGTTGAGGTGGAAATGAAAGCGATGAAAGAAGGAACGCTCAAAAGCGGTCGGAGCGGGAAGAAAGTGACAGACAAAAAGCAGGCGATTGCGATTGGGCTTTCAAAGGCCCGGAAGGAAGGCAAGAAGGTTCCGGCGCTGAAATCATAG
- a CDS encoding thioredoxin family protein — protein MSRTESTMLALGSPAPDFELTDVVSGKVVRRDDFRGHKALLVMFICAHCPYVKHIESALGRLGADYAQKPLGIVAISSNDIVAYPQDGPEGMKQQAESFGFRFPYLLDETQEIAKAYQAACTPDFFLFDDKFELVYRGQFDSSRPRTDIPVTGEDLRAALDAVLAGAPILTDQRASLGCNIKWKA, from the coding sequence ATGTCACGAACTGAATCAACGATGTTAGCGCTGGGTAGTCCAGCACCTGATTTTGAACTTACAGATGTAGTCAGCGGCAAGGTTGTTCGCCGCGATGATTTCCGCGGACACAAGGCACTCCTGGTTATGTTCATCTGTGCGCATTGTCCTTACGTTAAACACATTGAGTCAGCACTCGGCAGACTAGGTGCGGACTATGCGCAAAAGCCGCTGGGCATTGTTGCCATTAGCAGTAACGATATCGTTGCCTATCCGCAAGATGGCCCTGAAGGCATGAAGCAGCAGGCTGAGAGCTTTGGTTTTCGTTTTCCTTATCTGCTGGACGAGACACAGGAAATTGCCAAAGCCTATCAGGCTGCATGCACTCCAGACTTCTTTCTTTTCGATGACAAGTTTGAACTTGTGTATCGCGGCCAGTTCGATTCAAGTCGCCCGCGGACAGATATTCCAGTTACTGGCGAAGACCTGCGAGCTGCACTGGATGCGGTACTTGCGGGTGCGCCAATACTGACGGACCAACGCGCCAGCCTGGGTTGCAACATAAAATGGAAGGCATGA
- the gyrA gene encoding DNA gyrase subunit A — MADDHNPQLPLEAGGPPNGGSNIVSINIEDEMRRSYLDYSMSVIIGRALPDVRDGLKPVHRRVLYAMSEMGLEHNKKYTKCAKVVGQTMGVYHPHGDSAIYDTMVRMAQPFSLRYPMIDGQGNFGSVDGDPPAAMRYTECRLQRIAGEMLADIDMETVDFVPNYDESTSEPSVLPTRIPTLIVNGSNGIAVGMATNIPPHNLTEIINATIDLVNNPSAGLIDVLRHVQGPDFPTGGFIFGKTGIAQAYTTGRGRFLMRAKVGTEQITKEKLAIIVNEIPYQVNKSKLIERIAELVNDKIIDEISDVRDESDRDGMRIVIELKRGSQPEIVLNQLYKHTQMQESFSMIFLAVVNGQPRELGLAQAIRCFIDHRIEVVRRRTVFLLRKAREREHILEGYKIALDNLDTVIRIIRGSNSRAEARENLYVWGKGADIVVNLDRQRLPGEELGLTYRQIDAILELQLYRLTQLSIDEILKELGEIRIRIAEYEHILASEPKLRSVIVKELEDVRDKYGDARRTVIVDETAELQMEDLIADEQVAITVSHQGYLKRTPISIYRQQRRGGTGRTGMKTREEDFVAQLIIDSTHAYLLCFTNTGRVYWLKVYEIPDVSAAGKGKSMQSLLNLQPGEKVVTILPVRNLEEEGKFILFATRNGIVKKTPLKDFSNVMARGIIAIAIEKSDDLIEATITDGKQTIFLASREGMAIRFLEEYDAERSGIGLRPMGRNAAGNKGISLKKNDEVIGVAITISDETRDKNRDEYAAALNMTDKLVALRNELSLAKDALQKAREDRRHGDSEDEVLKAAEKVADKAVDDAWKSLKALDERLGVSKSLILTVTENGFGKRTDIDEYRLTARGAQGVNNLKATPKVGKTTAILPVDETSELMVISQFGKMIRIDTKTIRAAGRSTQGVKLLNLEPDDKVAAAVVIPAEEIKEEDQGTLLQ; from the coding sequence ATGGCAGACGATCACAATCCACAACTCCCTCTTGAAGCAGGCGGCCCACCGAATGGCGGGTCTAACATCGTTTCCATCAACATCGAAGACGAGATGCGCCGTTCGTATCTCGACTACTCGATGTCAGTCATCATCGGGCGTGCTCTGCCGGATGTGCGCGACGGTCTGAAACCAGTCCATCGCCGCGTCCTCTACGCCATGAGCGAGATGGGCCTGGAGCACAACAAGAAGTACACCAAGTGCGCCAAGGTAGTCGGCCAGACCATGGGTGTCTACCATCCCCACGGTGACTCGGCCATCTACGACACCATGGTCCGCATGGCGCAGCCGTTCTCTCTGCGCTATCCCATGATCGATGGCCAGGGTAACTTCGGTTCTGTCGACGGCGACCCGCCGGCGGCCATGCGTTACACCGAGTGCCGCCTGCAGCGTATCGCTGGCGAAATGCTCGCGGACATCGACATGGAGACCGTTGACTTCGTCCCCAACTACGACGAGTCCACCTCCGAACCATCCGTCCTGCCCACGCGTATCCCGACCCTGATCGTCAACGGGTCCAATGGTATCGCCGTCGGTATGGCGACCAACATTCCGCCCCATAACCTCACAGAAATCATCAACGCCACCATCGACCTGGTGAACAATCCCAGCGCTGGCCTGATCGATGTTCTGCGTCACGTGCAGGGACCGGATTTCCCCACCGGCGGATTTATCTTCGGCAAGACCGGCATCGCCCAGGCCTACACCACGGGCCGCGGACGCTTCCTGATGCGCGCCAAGGTCGGCACGGAGCAGATCACCAAGGAAAAGCTGGCGATCATCGTCAACGAAATTCCTTACCAGGTGAACAAGTCCAAGCTCATCGAACGCATTGCCGAGCTTGTGAACGACAAGATCATCGACGAGATCAGCGACGTGCGCGACGAAAGCGATCGCGACGGCATGCGCATCGTCATCGAACTCAAGCGCGGCTCGCAGCCTGAGATTGTGCTGAACCAGCTCTACAAGCACACCCAGATGCAGGAGAGCTTCTCCATGATCTTCCTCGCGGTGGTCAACGGCCAGCCGCGAGAGCTGGGACTGGCTCAGGCCATCCGTTGCTTCATCGATCACCGCATTGAAGTTGTTCGCCGCCGCACCGTGTTTCTCCTGCGTAAAGCCCGAGAGCGCGAACACATCTTGGAGGGCTACAAAATTGCCCTCGACAATCTCGACACTGTAATTCGCATCATTCGTGGATCGAACTCTCGCGCCGAAGCCCGCGAAAATCTCTACGTCTGGGGCAAGGGCGCCGACATTGTCGTCAACCTCGATCGCCAGCGTTTGCCCGGCGAAGAGCTCGGCCTTACCTATCGCCAGATCGATGCCATCCTCGAACTGCAACTGTATCGTCTGACCCAGCTCTCCATCGACGAAATCCTCAAGGAACTCGGCGAGATTCGTATCCGCATCGCAGAATACGAACACATCCTCGCCAGCGAGCCCAAGCTGCGCTCAGTCATCGTCAAGGAGCTTGAAGACGTTCGCGACAAGTACGGCGATGCACGCCGCACAGTCATTGTCGACGAGACCGCCGAGTTGCAGATGGAAGACCTCATCGCCGACGAGCAGGTCGCTATCACCGTCTCGCACCAGGGGTACCTCAAGCGCACGCCGATCTCCATCTATCGCCAGCAGCGTCGTGGCGGCACCGGCCGCACCGGCATGAAGACGCGCGAAGAAGACTTCGTAGCCCAGCTCATCATCGACTCCACGCACGCCTACCTGCTCTGCTTCACCAATACCGGCCGCGTCTACTGGCTCAAGGTCTACGAGATTCCCGATGTCAGCGCCGCAGGCAAAGGCAAGTCCATGCAGAGTCTCCTGAATCTGCAGCCGGGCGAAAAGGTAGTCACAATCCTGCCCGTTCGCAATCTTGAAGAAGAGGGCAAGTTCATTCTCTTCGCCACACGCAACGGCATCGTAAAGAAGACCCCGCTCAAGGACTTCAGCAACGTCATGGCTCGTGGCATCATCGCCATCGCCATCGAGAAGAGCGACGATCTTATCGAGGCCACAATCACAGACGGTAAGCAGACCATCTTCCTCGCATCCCGCGAGGGCATGGCCATCCGCTTCCTCGAAGAGTACGACGCAGAACGTAGCGGTATCGGTCTTCGTCCCATGGGCCGTAATGCCGCTGGCAACAAGGGTATTTCGCTCAAGAAGAACGACGAAGTCATCGGAGTAGCCATCACTATCTCTGATGAAACACGCGATAAAAATCGCGATGAGTACGCCGCCGCGCTCAACATGACCGACAAACTCGTCGCTCTTCGCAACGAACTCTCGCTGGCGAAGGATGCCCTGCAAAAAGCGCGCGAAGACAGGCGACATGGCGATTCCGAAGATGAAGTCTTGAAGGCTGCGGAAAAAGTGGCAGACAAGGCAGTCGATGACGCATGGAAGTCCCTGAAGGCTCTCGATGAGCGTCTCGGCGTCAGCAAATCACTCATCCTGACGGTCACTGAAAACGGCTTCGGCAAGCGCACCGATATCGACGAATATCGCCTCACCGCTCGCGGAGCACAGGGCGTCAATAACCTCAAGGCCACGCCAAAAGTCGGCAAGACTACAGCGATCCTTCCCGTGGATGAAACCTCGGAGTTGATGGTCATCAGCCAGTTTGGCAAGATGATCCGCATCGACACCAAGACCATTCGCGCCGCAGGCCGCTCCACTCAAGGAGTTAAGCTGCTTAACCTCGAACCAGATGACAAGGTCGCCGCCGCAGTCGTCATTCCTGCGGAAGAGATCAAGGAAGAAGATCAGGGCACACTACTGCAGTAG